GGACTGCGCGGCATGCTCGAAGCCGAGGACGACCTCACCGTGGTCGGCGAGGCGGGGTCCGGCGACGAGGCGGTGGCGCTCGACCGCGTGAAACAACCCGACGTCGTCCTGATGGACCTGCGCATGCCGGGCCTCGACGGCGTCGGCGCGATCCACGCGATCCTCAAGGAAACACCCGCGCGCCGGATCGTCGTGCTCACCACGTACGAAACCGACGCGGACATCCTGCGCGCGGTCGAGGCAGGCGCGGCCGGATACCTGCTGAAAGACGCGTCGCGCACCGAATTGGCCGGGGCGATCCGGGCCGCGCACCGCGGCGAGACCGTGCTGGCCCCGTCGGTCGCGGGCAAGCTCGTGCACCGGATGCGGAACCCGGAACCGGTGTCGCCGCTGTCCGCGCGCGAGGTGGAAGTGCTCCGGCTGGTCGCGAAGGGCCGCACCAACGCGGAAATCGGCCGTGAGCTGCACATCGGCGAGGCAACGGTGAAAAC
The nucleotide sequence above comes from Amycolatopsis sp. AA4. Encoded proteins:
- a CDS encoding response regulator transcription factor, which produces MITIMLVDDHPVVREGLRGMLEAEDDLTVVGEAGSGDEAVALDRVKQPDVVLMDLRMPGLDGVGAIHAILKETPARRIVVLTTYETDADILRAVEAGAAGYLLKDASRTELAGAIRAAHRGETVLAPSVAGKLVHRMRNPEPVSPLSAREVEVLRLVAKGRTNAEIGRELHIGEATVKTHLLRVFSKLGVSDRTAAVTTALDRHLLG